A segment of the Sphingomicrobium flavum genome:
AAGGCAATGGCGGCCAGCAGCCGGACCCGCTTCACTTCAAGCGTATGGTGGGTATCGCGATGGTCGGGAGTAGCACTCATGGCGCGACACTAAAGCGACTTTGTCCGCTACGCTAGCGCAACAATCGCCCTGAAACCCGAAATGCTGGTACCTCCGGCCGGACTCGAACCGGCACTTCGTAAGAAAATCGATTTTGAGTCGATCGCGTCTACCAATTCCGCCACGGAGGCAGACCAGCAGGGGCGGCCACTAAACGAGGCCGCCGCCCGATACAAGTCAGTTGCCCTTGGCCCAGCTGAAAGCGGTCGGGCTGGCACCATATTTGTTGGGCACGGTATGCCCTTCGCGCGCCAGCAGATAGAGGATGCGCGCCCACATCAGCATGACGATGCCGCCATAGCCCAGCTTGATGATCCCGGCGATAAAACCACCGAACCAGTAGATCAGCGGGGCCGCCAGCAGCATCGCGAAGGGCACCAGCAATTCCTTGCCGCTATTGCCGGTATCGTGAAGGCGGCGGATCGTCACCGACACCTGCGGAATGAAGAGCAGGGCCGCGGTCAGGAAATAGACCGGACCGGGTAGCAGCGTCACCGCGCCGAAAAAGGCATCGACCACACGCGCCAGCGCCTGGGCCAGGATGACGAACAGGAAGAAAGTCCAAAATTCGCTGCGCGAAGCGCGACCTTTGAAGTCGGCATATTTGGACAGGCTGTGCTGGACAGATTGGAACATGTTTACGACCCCCGAAAAGCTACTGCTGCAAAGAAAAGCCAATCAGAAGCCATATTGCAAGCCATAAGGATTTGGCCCGTAGAGATTATCGCCCGGATTGCTGTCCTGCACCATCATGAACAGGAACTTCAGCCCGATCAGGATGATTGCGCCGACCGCCAGAAAAACCGCCGCTCCTCCCGTCGCGAACAGCAGGACCCAGCCCACCGGTGTCAGGAAAAGGACGATGAGCGGGACGTAGATGGCCAGGCCATAGCCCAGCACCAGCCAGCCCGACTTGTTGATATCGTGCAGTCGCCGCACTGTCACCGTGATGCTGGGCACGAGCAGCGTCAGGCTGACCGGGGTCGACAGGGTGAAAGGCGCGTGCGGATCGTTCAATCCGGCAAGTTCGTCGAACAGGGCGGTGATGATGCCGACGACCATGTACAGCAGCCAGAACCACCAATATTCGGCACGCGGGCTGCGGCCATGCAATTGGAAGTATTTCTCAAGTGGCAGAAATGCCCACTGGATCGGCGACAACATACGCAACCACTCCCCGTTTGACCGAGCGAGGGCAGATTAGCCGACCTTCCCTACGGAATGCTTAATTGTCAGTCGCCGCGACGCTGGGCGCAACATGGCTATATCCCCACGCC
Coding sequences within it:
- a CDS encoding DUF805 domain-containing protein, with translation MFQSVQHSLSKYADFKGRASRSEFWTFFLFVILAQALARVVDAFFGAVTLLPGPVYFLTAALLFIPQVSVTIRRLHDTGNSGKELLVPFAMLLAAPLIYWFGGFIAGIIKLGYGGIVMLMWARILYLLAREGHTVPNKYGASPTAFSWAKGN
- a CDS encoding DUF805 domain-containing protein; the encoded protein is MLSPIQWAFLPLEKYFQLHGRSPRAEYWWFWLLYMVVGIITALFDELAGLNDPHAPFTLSTPVSLTLLVPSITVTVRRLHDINKSGWLVLGYGLAIYVPLIVLFLTPVGWVLLFATGGAAVFLAVGAIILIGLKFLFMMVQDSNPGDNLYGPNPYGLQYGF